CTCTTAGAGCTAATTTAAACaaagatgtttatttatggTCCGTCGCTTCGTTCTTTATCCGTCAGATAAACGTCTAcgcattttattttgaaacttcaGCCTTTTGTTGGATATAAAGTTGTTGGTGTGTTCTGAGAGTTCCTTGTGCGTCCACCTCTCAGATCTGTTTGTGGTATTTAaacacagcctcctcctctggtgtgtgtctgtgtgtgtgagtccactCTCCAGTTGCACGTCTCTCCCATCAGGCGTCACATTCAAAGCAATAGATTTGGAACAGAAAACCTCCTGAAGCATTATGGGAAACTGAGTCTTCAGACATCCCTCCCTTTAAAGTGCGAGTGAAACGTTTTCTGAGGGTGAGtgagcttcttcttttttttacagcagcTATGTAGCCAACGtcacacagactgtaaataaaacaaacatcagtttgaaacgaaaaaaataacacaaaccttCTTTTATAGTTTAATGAACATTTACTCTGACCTTTTTAGTTCTGGGTTTTAtgagctgtactgcagccagccaccagggggcggtcaTGGTGATTTTGCTTCATTTTAAGGGAGCTGTgtcatctttatacacagtctatgcagacacacacacacacacacacacactcacacacactctataaCCAGACcctgtcaaatacattttattatattaaaggtTGAAAAGGAATTTACTCATAAGGAAACTCAAAGTACTCAAATTATTTATACCTCAAATATCAGAACCCCACAACAACCTCCTGACTGTTctgacagaaaataaagtaaCACAAGTTTTCAGAATCGTGAAATGCTCCGTGTCAGTAATAAttagaggttttattttgaaaagctcaGATTACCTGCACTATCTAGTGTTTCTATCAgctgtgatttgttgttttgtgtgttttgatctCGTTCACATGAAACAATCgagcaaagaaacacaaacacttcaagTCACCGAACTCTACCTTTATGGACGTGTGTGTTCACATCAGGACTTTCTATCCATCCAAAGTAAAGATCCGTcgtaatgaaaacacaatttatttatttattataaaaagcTGTTGAAGTGTTTTCCTGACACGATGAATTAAAGATGAATCTGGTTCAAGTGTTAAATAAAACCCTGAATTCATCAGTTTGAGACTTCAGCTCTAAATTCTCCACAACTCGTTAATATGCACGAAGCTCCTGCTGGTAtcctgagtgagtgtgtgtgtctgtgtgtgtgagagagagtgtgtgagtgttattTATGTGTTCATGATGATTGTATgtgaacagtttgtgtgttggtccgttcacacactttttctccacacacacacacagctcatcaGTGTCCCTCAGTGCTCGGACTGCAACACACTAACTTACCTCAGGAAGAAAAGCAATGacctgtgtcacacacacacacacacacacagacacagacacacactcttctaACGTCTTCTGAGGAAACCTCACAGATGAAAACTCTTTTGTCTTTCGTCTCCTCTTGTCTTttgtccatgtttgtgtgtaagggcttcactctctcactctgtgcCGTGTTTACACcaacacacccccccccccacactcttcttcttcttctgtctggcGTCTGTCTCCTCGAGCTTATTAAGGCAAAAAGCAAAGAATGTTTCCAGCGAACACGTTTTTGTAACAACTTTAAACAATAAAGTGTAAAAGTGACTTCACTCACTTCGTctggttttcatttgatttccctcgaaacagaagaagagtttGAAGACGACTGAACGTTGGACTTTGTGCATCAGACGgacttttgatatttttaaatagGTTTTACATGTGACGTGTGTTTACAGAGGGGCAGTGGAATGTGGAGAGAGAGTCGTGGATTGGTGGAACACACGGGAGGCGACACACGCTCAGTTTTTTAATATTGCACTTTATTCGGCTCAGAGGAGGCGGAGCTGGGACCTCGTCACAGATCAACACTTATTGCTTTCAGTCTGAAACTCTGCGTATGTACACGTTTGTTTTCAAATGACTTGTGGTGCTCGTGTGAGGCTGAAAGGCAGAAGGACGTGAGACACCGATGGAGGCACGAGGTTTCACACAACATGAAGGTCAACATGTGAACTgactggagaaaacaacacaatgcacAGGGTGGTGTGTGTCACAGCCGGACTGAACAGAGACGTcttcacttttactttttatctttttatatatctttttttttttacataaaacttCACGGCGTCGTTACGTCGCCTGAATAAAAGTCGTTAAATCCAGAAGCTACAGAGACGACACGTTTTCATagctggttgtttgtttgtgagcaggatgttcaaatattatattaatatgacTTAAACGATATCCGCCTCCAGGTTTTACTGCAGATCGTCACTTTAACATCGTGATCCGCgtgtttcaacattttcaattatttgtttataattCAGATTCTTTCTGTAGTTGATCCTGATTCTTAGCATGAGAcaaatgatgatgtcatcagtttTATTATTGTCTTTACCAAATAGCTGTTACTGGCAGATTTCACTATTTGACGAGGAAATGGACAAAATCTAAAATACTATAAAATCTGTTGGTTTCTCTTATGACTTCTAAATGTCTATGTAAAGTGACAGCTGTGATTATTTCGATATAAATCATAAACCTCTGATATAATTCTTAAGAAGCCTGTAGGGGGCAGTATATGCAAGCTACACACGTTCAGCAGAGCTGCACATGCATCACACACTGTCTGTGTCGGTAACATGACAAACGGGTCACATGACTGCGATAGAAACCAAACGGGATCACatgatgcggggggggggggttgtagaAAGGCCTCAGTGGTCCAGAATGCGCAGGTTACCGGACACGATCTTGTTTTCCAGCATGGAGCCGGCGGGGATATCGATCCGGTCGCCGTGGTTGGCGATGATGATGACGGTGCCCTGTGAGGAGGAAGGGTCACAGgttcaggtcagaggtcacacacgTAATCACATCCTTTacgtgtcaaaataaaagtcctgcaTTCAAAGATCCTACTTAAAAGTGTTCCCAAGAGCGATGAGTCAACACTATCATGTAACTTTAGATAGAAGAACATCAAACTGCTCGTTTACTTTGACCTTGATGTTCTTCATGTCTGATTCATAAACTACAGGAAGTTTTCAAACCAGGATTTAATCGAAGCCGTAAATCAATAACAACCAGGATCAGAGACTTTATCACTAGAAGCTTTTGTTGAACCTGATGCTACAGTGGAAACCAGATTATAATCTCTCACAATGACGTTCAAAGGTCAGTTTCAAGATTACTCTGGTGTTTCTCAGGACACCAGAGGTTTCACAGGGTTTTAAAGTTCACACTTTATCTCAGCACCTTGTAGAGAATAAAAGATCCAGAGGCCTCTGCACATCGAGAACAAGTCTAACTGAGTGATTCCAATCATGACCTAAAAACGTTTCTTAAAACCTAATTTTGACTTGGCAGCGATGCTAAATCAAAAGTAAAACTGATGTTAGTTTTTAAAGAAacgtttaatttgaaatgttacGACTTTTACCTTGAGGGAAACGTTCTTTCCAAACGTGACGTCTCCGGACACGGTGAGGTGGTCGAGCTCCAGCATGTCGGGGATGCTCTCGAAGCGGGTCAGGTATTCCTGAACCTGATCACATGGACATGAGACAGACGATTACAGAGAGGACACCTGAGTGAGTCACCTGATGCTTCACATatctatttatgtatttatctatTACCTGcatctttatattcattatttttatattagcGTTTCTCcctttatttttctattctcAGGTTTTTGCCCTGACTGATGCATAGACAATGATGTGTGTTTCAAAGCCATCTTAAACTCGCATGGACAGACAAGGTGGAAGAGAAAGGTcaatttctgattctgatttaaacATGTTCGTTTAGTTGAGTTGATCATGTGCAGGATAACCCAGTTCTCCTGCTCTGGTTTGTACCTGTGTGAAGGAGCTGCCCAGTTTGACGTGCGGCGTGGTGGGGAACTCCCTCTTGGGGCTCATGGTGAGCGAGCCGGCGTCCAGGCTGTACAGGTTGGACATGACCAGCAGCAGGTCGGACGTGGTCTTCACCGGCAGGAAGCGGCTGCGAGGAACGTTGATCCCCAGAGCGAAGTCGAAGCTCTTGATGGCCGCGCCCACCGCCGTCTCCAGCTGGACGACGTTCTGTCCTCCATCGAGAGTCTGAGGACGAACAGgagaacaaagaggagaaaccAACTTTCATTATATAATGATGTGACAGAAAGAAGGACGTGATGCAACAGTTTCCACTTCAAGTGTCTTTTAAAGTTAAGGAccgaggatgtcacaccatgttaaagccctatgagacaaattgtgatttgtgaatatgggctatacaaatcaaatttgattgattgattgattgtacaCAGTTTCAAAGTGTGTGAGGTCATAATGTGAAACTTCTCCTTTCACTGTAGTGTGAGTGCCACACTCTTTATTTGACAGAGCCACacgctgaacacacacacttagacaaaGCTATCTGCAGTTACACAACACTATATGACACTCGGAGAGTAGTCACCTGAGGGCTATATAATTCCATGTATAGGCTGAAAGAGAAATACTCAGCAGTGAGTTTATTACGAGGTTGTAGATTACCAGACCTTGAGGCGGTGCAGcctcactgggggggggggggaccaacATAAGCTTAAGTCaattgttttctgcttttaccTGAACTGAGCTCTGAAGGacaacaaaggaaaaatgttcacaacaaatcattaaatcattCAACTGATTTAGTTTTTACTCACTTTGCGGCTAATTTCTTTGAACGACTCTTTGCATATTAAGAAAAAGTTACTGAAGTGGCttcagaaattaaatcaaatggaACTCTCACAATAATCTTTGCTCCTCTTACATCAGCTGAAACTGGGGCTCCAgtggaacagaggaggaaccagaggaggaaccagaggaggaaccagaggaggaaccagaggaggaaccagaggaggaaccagaggaggaaccagaggaggaaCCAGAGGACCTCTCTGTTCACGTGACAGTGGATCCATGCAAAGAGTTTCCTACAGACCAGTTTTAGCCGGTTATGATTTATTCAGAGCTGGTGGTCTCTGTAGAGGAGACCGATGAGATCTCTGTGCTCCGTTTCTACCAGGACAGGATGGACGTGGTGAAACAGAACAGATGATATCATTACTCTGGGAGAGTGAATGGTTTTATCCGAGCACTGGTGTGGTCCCACTTTGTCCTGCTGCCCTCGAGGCTTCAGACTCACACGATGATCTGACAGCCGACTGTTACGAGGACAGTCGGCTGTCAGATGATTCTCTTGAGAATTCTGTCGTGTTTATTATAGATCATTAGACTCGTATATCGACAGCCCAACAGATTTGTTAACTGActaaacaataatattattatatgatgtgcatttatattcatgtttcCTTAATTCCTTTAAAGAACTTTCATTAAAAATGTCCACATATTTGGTTGAATTCAGTATCGGAACTATTTTGCTTCCCCGGTATCGGTATCAGACTGAAAAGTTTCACTCTGAGCAGAagcacagtgaaaacaaactgtCCCCCTGTgttgtgtgctttgtgtgttgagtgtgttagtgtcttagtgtgttgattgtgttagtgtgtcagTGATCTGGAAACTTCCTGTTGTTTCCCGGACATCGGACATGAACTTGACTCTTCCCCCTCACactatctctccctcctccctgagaCCTTTGACCAGTCGCACGTCACCGTTTGAAAACCTCTGATCCAGTTTGTTTAGTCGCGGATCTATAGACTCACGCAGGAggagttttctctttctctcctctgtcatcaAGTGGTTGCTCAATGTAGgaactgttgagtttctctcCTTTATTCTCTGAGGTCTAAAGCTCCCTCTGTAGAGATCCCTAGACAAAGTATGTGATGTCATCTAGAGCAAGACAAACAGAGTTGAACTGAACCACCTTTACTTGTGTTGATGGACTCTTTTCCTTTTACCAGCAGCTTCAAACTATCCCTGTGCTCACCAACACTGAGTAGTCCTAGTTGTTCTGCTCTGGACTCACCTTGGGGTTGACGATGATCTCCATGTTCATGGCCTtctgctcctgcagcctctTGATGGCAGCCAGAGAGATCCACAGGTTGTTGGTGTTGAAGATCTTGAACTTGGAAACCGATTTGAATTCGTCCACGTGGGCCTTGGGCACCTGGGCGATCTCCAGCAGACGCAGTTTTCCTTCGTACTGGATCAAAGTGCCGCCCTGGAAATCAGGAGAGGGATCTTACTACAGAACGTCCTGAAACTCAACACGGACGTTTCACGTTACTACTAAACGGggatcctccccccccccccccctcctgctccacGTACCTTCACGTCGGCACGCGTCTTGTCCGTCACCTCCATGACGAACTCGCAGCGCTTGCCGTTGGGCTGGCTGACCAGGTGGTGCAGGATGTGCAGGTCCACGGTGGCCCCCAGGTTGTCGATGTTGGACACAAAGATGTACTCCTTGCCCTGTTGGATCAGCTGGTCCAGCAGGCCCGAGTTGTAGAAGCTGGCGTAGATGTCGCCGTGGCCCGGAGGGTACCAGCCTTCTGTGCCTTGACCCTTCATGTTCAAGCTGGAGGCCACAGGGAGGAGCGACTCCTTGTCGATGCGAGGATAcctggacgaggaggagaagggggacaGGGTTAAAGAAGATTTAAACGTTATCCCATTGCTTTTGCACAATTTAAAAGATAGAACTTTTTCTTCTGAGTTCCAACAAGCACGCGCACGAAACAAATGAACTCATTCTTCCCAGTCACCTGCTGTGAATCTCAGGCAACTTTAAAGATAAGAACCAGCACAAAGAGGGAACTGGGATCCAGGAGAGCAGATGAGGCAACGAGCCAAAGAGTTGAAACCATTAAAGTGATCAAAGGGTTTTTAAGAAGGATCTGCGTCAGGTTGAGTTAACAGAGCTCATCTTGAGGGGgggcagagagcagaggagctggTCAACTTCActgtggagacacacaggaCATCTTAATGGAGGATTTATAAAAGCTCTGGGAAGATGTTTCAGATGGTTCATCCAAAAGGTTTGACGTCATTTCAGACTGAAGCTCGAGAACATTCTCATACTTAAAactaaaattgtttttttgtattcaaaCACTTATATTCTGCTCATCAATAACCAGGATGTGTTCTTTAGCTAAAAACATAATGAACGTGCATGACCAGTGTTAATCCTCGAGCTCAGTTCAAACCTGCTTTGCACTCGACTCCTTCAGGCTGAGGGACACACAACAGCTCTAAATAATTCAAGGGAAACTGTAAAAAGCAAATTCCACTTGACTGACAAATTAGAGAAACCAGTGCATTAACTATTTACATCTTGCTCCATAAATCACATGACCTCTCCTGCCTGGACGCTGCTGTTTCTGAATGTTTTAGTCCAGAATGAGGGACAGCACGCAGCAGGGGACTGTCCCACTCTGAACACAGACCAGTTCATAAAGAGACGACGCTCAGTTTGACTCCAGTAAAGCTAAATGGAAGCGACAGACTCTGATAACATCTGCCACTGATGATGCAGAAATCTATGAACTAACGTCCAAGTCTTTcttcatgtttaatatttgttgtGACAGAAACATAACCTCACTTTTCACTTGGTACTGGTTGATGTGAGTTTGTATCACATCAGTCCAGTTGTGTGTTTAAACATACCACACCAGCGTATGTTCAGTTCAACACTTCACTGGACGTGCTGTCGCTGTGCGGCCTCACCTGCTCTGGTTGAAGGTGTGGATCTTGACGCGGTGGTGTGTGTACTTCTGAAGGATCTTCTTTGTGTCTTCGTCTGTGTTGAAGGAGTTCATGAGAACCAGGGGCACGTCCGTGTTGTACGTCTTGTTCAGGTGCTGTGGGAAAACAAGCAGACTCTACATCAAGTATCCACAGAAAACTGactcaggagcagcagcagcagcatcctgaaTAAAAGATAATACACATTCAAATATCAGTGATCAAGATGAGCAGTCTATGTTATCATGTAATGCATTTAGGTTCGAAgtttatgatttatttactgAGTTATTGGATTAGTAAGacccattaaaaacatttaaccaagacaagagacattttaaatgatctaGGGAGGAATTCAtttgtttggaaaaaaactAATGTGAGAAGTATTTGAATTTGTAGGTGTGGTAGTGTGGGATCCATTTTCTCTCTTCTAAATGGCCAAGTTCAGTCAGAAGGTAATCTGAcctgaggagaaaatggagaGCGGTGAGTCGGAAAGAGAGAGCAGTGTGCTGGGAGGAGGCGAGCATCCTGTGAGGCCAttactaaacacacacatacacacacatacacacacagacacacaatgcagtcacacacacaatagaacCTCTGTACACCGCACACACCAACCCCTTCATATAataatcatcttcatcatctctcaCTGATTAGTGgtattaaacaattaaaaaacaagtttgttcTACGTAGGGAAAAGGACACGTCGTGTTTAAACTATTACCAGGTAGACGCcttctttacacacacacacacccaccccccacctcctccagtaCACAGTCATCCCTGTCTCCCTGCCAATCCCGCAGACCTGGCCGGCCTGAACAGCAACCTCTTTCaccataacccccccccccacacacacactgaactcctTTCAGCACACTTAAAAAAGCACATGTATTCCCCACGGTGCCTCAGATACATGCAGGCTTGTGTCTAGGTATGATTCGATGCAGGATTGTGTAATGAAAGGCAGTGGCTGTGCTTTCGTTGCTTGAAGTCATAAAGTAAAGTCTCAGCTTCTCTCGTGGGATCGAGACTCCTCTAATGACATCAGAGCAGCGCCCACTAACACAGCACAGATGCTTGTATTACATCAGATAATGATCCTGGGCTCCACCTATGAGGTCACAGCCACAGTGTGACAGTGCTGCTGTGACAACGATCATTTCCCAACAGTCCAACGGCCTAGCGAGTGAGGCAACTCCTCTAACTGTCGACCCTGCTGCCAAGTCCGAGCCACAGAGAACTGTGGAGCAGGATTAGAAACTACTGAGTAAGAGACTgagatggaaaaacaaatgagaacCTGAAAAGATCCTTCATTTCCTCCACTTTAGATCCATATATGGTTTGTACGTCTGAATTAAATTAGTGTTTTCACCGCTGAGGTTTGGTGAGAGGGGGAATGTGTCCCTCAGCCGGTCTGTGATTAAAACCCTGTGTCTGTTCTGCTCCGTCTccacagagaaggagaggctgTGATCTCCCACCCTGAGTCTCTCATTGATATGGTTGGGtagcgtttgtttgtttttctgatacCGAGGCTAAATTTATACTTTCAAAACTGTTCCGGGGCCTAAACGGAGCAGAACACTTTCAATGCTTGATGGAGTAAAACACTTTGACTCCAAACTCATCAGAAGTTGTCTCGCCGCCATCGGGGCCAGGGACACCCAGACTGCCGGCCACCTCCGAGTATCCTTCTGCTTTCTCTCCGCCATTCCTTCACTAAAATGCTGCCCCCCGTTCTCAAAGGCCTTGAAGACCATAAGTACCTCTATCTGCTGCACAGTGAGGTCCAGGAAGGTGTTCTCGTTGCGGACGCTGATCAGGCTCTTGGGGCCCTTACAGCCCATGCTGGTGCCCAGGCCCCCGTTCAGCTTCACCACCACCAGCTTGTTCAGACAGTCGGCCACGTTGTCCGGCAGGCCGCGAGCCTCGATCCTGTCATAGGGCTGGatctgaaggagagagagagaatacaacaATCTGTCAGGTGGAGGATTGAGCACCTGGAACCCATCCACAGGATATTTTATCTACAGCTAAGAGAGCGCAGTGATGGATTATGGTTTTGGATTGACTGAGATACGACCCAGCAGGAAGTGAGATGTTACACAACATGGAAATGAGCATCAGTGGAGGAGGGAAAGAATCACGCACGAGTGGAGTTTAACTACAGAGTGCAGTGGAAGAAGCACAGCGCTGCATAACGAGATGTTTAATGTGTTGTTGATCAGTAACAGTTCCACATGTTTCCATCAACCCCATTCAGATCAGGGGGTTTTAGctttaagaataaaaaagcCACCACTGTGTCTAAACAGATTCAAGATGTGAGGAACCACAAGCCTCTCCTCGGGCGCACGGAGCCGCAGCATCACAACAATGTAAGAAACTGTCTGCACCTCGTCATCATTTctagaacaacacacacacccacacagatacacacacaataacttTTACAAACTGCAGGGCTGCATGATTTTAACTCTGCCTGCAGGACTGTGTCAGACattccaacatttttttttattattattattacagccTCCATTTCTCCGCCCAAGGACAGGAATGGTGCAGAGCTCGTTCACTGTAACTGATGTGTACTTAAATGCTGATCCAGACATCCATGCTTCACAGGGAGAGTTAAAGTTGTACAATAAATACTTAATAAATACCATACACCTGCTtacaatacaaaatgtaattgaatTCTTGAACTCTCCCCTCGTTCAGAtccactgacatgtttttattattctccTGGCCCTTGTGTGTCATCCTTCCATTAAGTTTTGTGTAAATCCATTTaatagtttttgtgtagtcCTGCTGACAAAGAAGAAAACCAGTTcccaggggtgaaaacataacctgcttgGCGAAGGAAGTTCTTACGCTGTTTATCTGTTTTGAAAATGGCAAAACTTTCATTTATATAAGTAGCAAATACACCACGAGCCATATAGAGTATATTATCTGGTTGTTTGGGAGTTATTCACCTGCATGTTCTTCACCACACCTCGTTAGACTCCTTTAAATTAGAAGCCAAACACGCAACAATTACTTATGGCTGCTGTCGCCTCGTCTGCTTTATCCAAACTGACTTCACGCACCGAAAAGCTGCCAAATAATTTATCTGGTTCGAGGAGACTTTCGGTTCTAGTGGCTGATGAGAAAGTTTACTTTAAACTTGTGTTCTCATATTCCCATGTTAATCACTGGGATAAGATGCTGCCAAATGACGCCTGTTTatcctcatccctccttctcacACAGTTTCCTACATCTCATTAGGGTGTGTAACTGTCGTTTTCTATTTTACTTAATGTTCCCTGTTTCACTCTTCCAACTCTTTCCTCTCCAAAGCTCTAATGttctctctgcctccatctctctttaCGCAACCCTCAATCCCTCTTGTGCcctttgtgtgggtgtgtgtgtgtttgtgtgtgtgtgtgtgttttggttaaAGTTCAGTGCCAGGAGAGCAACTGAGGAAGTTCTGTTAATGTTCAGTGAGACAGAAGAAAATATGCCAGTGAGCAGCTGAATCAGTTTTTCTTCGCACAGAGGAAATGGATCACTTCTTGTATTGGTTAAGTTGAGGGGGAGGACGCATCCTCTTTGATGACAAGTGTTTGTTTAACTGATAAAGCTGGTATTTATGGAATGTCGACCTTTACTTTCATGAGCCCAGTCGAAAAGAAATACTTAGAGTGTATTCCTGTGTCAAGGCCCAAAAATCCCCTTAgctcaatcaagctgcactaaatgCACAGATTCATGGATATTAGCCCCTTAAATGTCCCTTATCTGTTAACCCCTAGTTAATGATCAAATGAATATTAATACATGTGCTCACAGAGACAAATCCTCCATTTACACATTCACTTTAAATTACACCACATGACTTTTCTCCCAGGTTCCTGTTTTTGTGAATCAGTGACATTCTCAAGCGTTTCAAGGCTTTTTACGTTTGTTTTAACAAAGAACCTGCTTCTCGTTAAGGTCATGACCTCTGACGCATGGTCCCGGTTACAAACATCTGAGAAAGAAGTCATCAACTATCGTTAAATAAACAAGTCTTAGCAGCCGCTGCCTTGACACACATGGTGCTGTTCATatacaaacttctgtcacatgacatTTCATAAGAATAG
The Platichthys flesus chromosome 12, fPlaFle2.1, whole genome shotgun sequence DNA segment above includes these coding regions:
- the ugp2b gene encoding UDP-glucose pyrophosphorylase 2b isoform X2, which encodes MAQFQEMMRQQLESSMHTELEKLLDTTTGAEREVSRKDFEGFKNLFHRFLQVKGPSVEWIKIQRPPEDSIQPYDRIEARGLPDNVADCLNKLVVVKLNGGLGTSMGCKGPKSLISVRNENTFLDLTVQQIEHLNKTYNTDVPLVLMNSFNTDEDTKKILQKYTHHRVKIHTFNQSRYPRIDKESLLPVASSLNMKGQGTEGWYPPGHGDIYASFYNSGLLDQLIQQGKEYIFVSNIDNLGATVDLHILHHLVSQPNGKRCEFVMEVTDKTRADVKGGTLIQYEGKLRLLEIAQVPKAHVDEFKSVSKFKIFNTNNLWISLAAIKRLQEQKAMNMEIIVNPKTLDGGQNVVQLETAVGAAIKSFDFALGINVPRSRFLPVKTTSDLLLVMSNLYSLDAGSLTMSPKREFPTTPHVKLGSSFTQVQEYLTRFESIPDMLELDHLTVSGDVTFGKNVSLKGTVIIIANHGDRIDIPAGSMLENKIVSGNLRILDH
- the ugp2b gene encoding UDP-glucose pyrophosphorylase 2b isoform X1 gives rise to the protein MALYLEGLSKGVANGGMAQFQEMMRQQLESSMHTELEKLLDTTTGAEREVSRKDFEGFKNLFHRFLQVKGPSVEWIKIQRPPEDSIQPYDRIEARGLPDNVADCLNKLVVVKLNGGLGTSMGCKGPKSLISVRNENTFLDLTVQQIEHLNKTYNTDVPLVLMNSFNTDEDTKKILQKYTHHRVKIHTFNQSRYPRIDKESLLPVASSLNMKGQGTEGWYPPGHGDIYASFYNSGLLDQLIQQGKEYIFVSNIDNLGATVDLHILHHLVSQPNGKRCEFVMEVTDKTRADVKGGTLIQYEGKLRLLEIAQVPKAHVDEFKSVSKFKIFNTNNLWISLAAIKRLQEQKAMNMEIIVNPKTLDGGQNVVQLETAVGAAIKSFDFALGINVPRSRFLPVKTTSDLLLVMSNLYSLDAGSLTMSPKREFPTTPHVKLGSSFTQVQEYLTRFESIPDMLELDHLTVSGDVTFGKNVSLKGTVIIIANHGDRIDIPAGSMLENKIVSGNLRILDH